One genomic region from Sulfurimonas sp. encodes:
- a CDS encoding SDR family oxidoreductase, translated as MSKVVLITGASSGMGEITAKTLADNGYIVYAGTRDTSATPDDSSLKNIYIDVTKTDSINSAIETIIKNEGKIDVLVNNAGYGLLATVEDGTDEEMFNQFDVNVFGLLKVTRAVLPHMREAKSGVIINISSFLGKIGLPLLAHYNASKYAVEGIVDSLRFETLPFNVRVHSIQAGLFGTNFVKSGLVANAQTTAEDSPYKDLVSHFVPIVAKAINEGPSPQPIADAVKNIIEDENSKIFVPVGGEAETFVPLRKELSDEDFETKVKETFGI; from the coding sequence ATGTCAAAAGTAGTTTTAATAACAGGTGCCAGTTCAGGAATGGGTGAGATTACAGCTAAAACTTTAGCTGATAATGGATATATTGTATATGCTGGAACGAGAGACACAAGTGCTACTCCAGATGATTCTTCACTTAAAAATATTTATATAGATGTAACAAAGACAGATAGCATAAACAGTGCGATAGAAACTATCATTAAAAACGAAGGCAAGATAGATGTTCTTGTAAACAACGCAGGTTACGGTCTTTTAGCAACTGTTGAAGATGGAACTGATGAAGAAATGTTTAACCAGTTCGATGTAAATGTATTTGGACTTTTAAAAGTTACTCGAGCGGTTCTTCCTCATATGAGAGAAGCAAAAAGTGGTGTAATTATCAACATCTCTTCTTTCCTAGGAAAAATTGGTCTTCCTCTTTTAGCTCACTATAACGCTTCAAAATATGCGGTTGAAGGGATAGTTGACTCATTAAGATTTGAAACTCTTCCTTTTAATGTTAGAGTTCATTCTATTCAAGCAGGTCTTTTTGGTACTAACTTTGTAAAAAGTGGACTTGTAGCAAATGCTCAAACTACTGCTGAGGATTCACCATATAAAGATTTAGTTTCTCACTTTGTTCCAATCGTTGCAAAGGCTATAAACGAAGGACCTTCTCCTCAACCAATCGCAGATGCTGTAAAAAATATTATCGAAGATGAAAATTCTAAAATATTCGTGCCAGTTGGTGGGGAAGCTGAGACTTTTGTTCCTTTAAGAAAAGAGTTAAGTGATGAAGATTTTGAGACAAAAGTGAAAGAAACTTTTGGCATCTAA
- a CDS encoding thioredoxin family protein yields the protein MRIIILSLLLLSSVYANHVSWYGDFDKAHQEALKQNKKLMVLLIKKDCPKCKQTLKTAFLNQTYIENINKNYISVIVTKNQKASYPIEMLYTFTYPSLFFLDNKELFICEPIRGGITPDKLNIHLKSCK from the coding sequence ATGCGTATTATTATACTCTCCCTTTTACTCTTGTCATCAGTCTATGCCAATCATGTAAGTTGGTATGGAGATTTTGATAAAGCACATCAAGAAGCTTTAAAGCAGAACAAAAAGCTTATGGTATTGCTTATAAAAAAAGATTGTCCAAAATGTAAACAAACACTTAAAACAGCATTTTTAAATCAAACTTATATAGAAAATATTAACAAAAATTATATATCTGTCATAGTTACAAAAAATCAAAAAGCAAGTTATCCTATTGAGATGCTTTATACTTTTACATATCCATCGCTATTTTTTTTAGACAATAAGGAATTATTTATTTGTGAACCAATTAGAGGAGGGATAACTCCAGATAAACTAAATATCCATCTGAAGAGTTGTAAGTGA
- a CDS encoding cytochrome-c peroxidase encodes MKFFVYVFIGLLIGVFVVSILLPTKEKPQYSDDELRKAALSRDMSSTPSTYEELLKLVDTEENKLSRAKIELGKDLYFDKILSKSKDISCATCHVISKNQNDKNIYLDALTSKTNDKTDCVICHLSDQSGVDRFEVAVGDAGRENPFHLNTLTTLNAALAKYQTWDGSVKTVEEQVGASIQAKEQMNLSASEAEKRLSQDDVYLKKFALAFKDENISFQNIQKAIGAYLKTLVTRSDYDRFLDGDNNAMSKSAKKGLANFLNFGCKGCHTGVTVGGQSIQKFPLRDYNSIIDVTNSFNESEKGREVSQFNFNAKMYHPFPFQNKGGFMGKDGERLFRVPMLRNVTKTSPYFHNGAIKDIRDAIFLMAKHQLGMNLTDEQVDEIVEFFKALEGDIVDYKVVDRGES; translated from the coding sequence ATGAAGTTTTTTGTTTATGTCTTTATTGGTTTATTGATAGGTGTCTTTGTTGTATCTATTTTGTTACCAACAAAAGAGAAACCTCAATACAGTGATGATGAGCTGAGAAAAGCTGCACTTTCAAGAGATATGTCAAGTACGCCTAGTACTTATGAAGAACTTTTAAAGCTTGTTGACACAGAAGAAAACAAGCTCTCTAGAGCCAAAATAGAACTAGGCAAAGATTTATACTTTGATAAAATACTTTCAAAAAGTAAAGATATAAGCTGTGCAACTTGTCATGTTATAAGTAAAAATCAAAACGATAAAAATATCTACCTAGATGCTTTAACTTCTAAAACAAACGACAAAACAGACTGTGTTATCTGTCATCTCTCCGATCAAAGCGGGGTTGATAGATTTGAAGTAGCAGTTGGAGATGCTGGAAGAGAAAATCCTTTTCATCTAAATACTTTAACAACTCTTAATGCAGCACTTGCCAAGTACCAAACTTGGGACGGAAGTGTAAAAACTGTTGAAGAGCAAGTTGGTGCATCTATACAAGCAAAAGAACAAATGAACCTATCAGCATCTGAGGCTGAGAAAAGGTTATCTCAAGATGATGTTTATCTGAAAAAATTCGCTCTTGCTTTTAAAGATGAAAATATAAGCTTCCAAAATATCCAAAAAGCGATAGGTGCTTATCTCAAAACACTTGTCACTAGAAGCGATTATGATAGGTTTTTAGATGGTGATAACAATGCCATGAGCAAATCAGCCAAAAAAGGTTTAGCAAATTTTTTAAATTTTGGATGTAAAGGCTGCCATACGGGAGTAACTGTTGGTGGGCAAAGCATACAAAAATTTCCGCTTAGAGATTACAACAGTATCATTGATGTTACAAACTCTTTTAATGAGTCAGAAAAAGGTAGAGAAGTTAGCCAATTTAACTTCAATGCAAAGATGTATCACCCTTTTCCTTTCCAAAACAAAGGCGGTTTTATGGGTAAAGACGGCGAAAGACTCTTTAGAGTTCCTATGCTAAGAAATGTTACAAAAACTTCACCATACTTTCATAATGGAGCGATTAAAGACATAAGAGATGCTATTTTTCTTATGGCTAAACATCAACTTGGAATGAACCTTACAGATGAACAGGTTGATGAGATAGTTGAGTTTTTTAAAGCTCTTGAAGGTGATATAGTTGATTATAAAGTTGTTGATAGAGGTGAGTCGTGA
- a CDS encoding c-type cytochrome, producing the protein MAKVSVWSDNRFWQRSAAWITGFAAVLLIWLTFDTAGQIAMGTDEDLKNGVTKRVPGPTVINYKITYEMSTSRGHEVPIIGGNDGKGMSLFQEKEKFFGRDDWTEEEAGALLHLGKLGSQTKNCMNCHTLLGNGAYYAPDLTKAWLDPAWGPEGSMQAMTGKDTKEEAMAEFLQHPSTYPTHARMMPNLGITAAEAKGLVVFLKHMSSIDTNGFPRNFGKIKGAVHGK; encoded by the coding sequence GTGGCTAAAGTATCTGTATGGAGTGACAACCGTTTCTGGCAGCGTTCAGCAGCATGGATCACAGGGTTTGCAGCAGTACTACTTATTTGGTTAACATTTGACACAGCGGGTCAAATAGCAATGGGTACTGATGAAGATTTAAAAAATGGCGTAACTAAAAGGGTTCCAGGACCTACGGTTATAAACTATAAAATTACTTACGAAATGAGTACATCGCGTGGGCACGAAGTGCCAATCATTGGTGGTAACGATGGTAAAGGGATGTCTTTATTTCAAGAAAAAGAAAAGTTTTTTGGAAGAGATGACTGGACTGAGGAAGAAGCAGGTGCTTTACTTCACTTAGGTAAACTAGGTTCTCAAACTAAAAACTGTATGAACTGTCATACGCTTCTTGGAAATGGTGCATACTATGCTCCAGACTTAACAAAAGCTTGGTTAGATCCAGCATGGGGACCAGAAGGTTCTATGCAGGCTATGACTGGTAAAGATACAAAAGAAGAAGCAATGGCGGAGTTTTTACAACATCCATCAACTTATCCTACTCATGCTCGTATGATGCCAAATCTTGGTATTACTGCTGCAGAGGCTAAAGGTTTAGTTGTTTTCTTGAAACATATGTCATCAATTGATACTAATGGTTTCCCAAGAAACTTCGGAAAAATCAAAGGAGCAGTTCATGGCAAGTAA
- a CDS encoding SDR family oxidoreductase: MTGASSGMGKATVEFLAEHNFLVYAGTRDVKKLQDIKNENIIPIQLDITNEKSVKKAIKTIHSKHKRIDILVNNAGYGLVSTVEDVSEEEMFSQFNVNVFGVLRMCKAVIPIMRENKDGIIINISSFLGKIGLPLLTLYNSSKYAVEGITDSLRYELKDFNIRVHSIMPGFFNTKFARDNLVTNLETFDKNSPYASLVSNLAPVIVEQINNGNAPQEISQMILEIIQNDKFPARATIGDKAKKFIPMRRELSDEDFERRVREYYNL; the protein is encoded by the coding sequence ATAACAGGTGCTAGCTCTGGTATGGGCAAAGCTACCGTAGAATTTTTAGCAGAACATAATTTTTTAGTTTATGCGGGAACAAGAGATGTTAAAAAGCTACAGGATATTAAAAATGAAAATATTATTCCAATACAACTTGATATTACAAATGAAAAAAGTGTTAAAAAAGCCATAAAAACAATCCATTCTAAACATAAACGAATAGATATTCTTGTAAATAATGCTGGTTATGGACTTGTTTCAACAGTTGAAGATGTCAGCGAAGAGGAGATGTTTTCTCAGTTCAATGTTAATGTATTTGGGGTTTTAAGAATGTGCAAGGCAGTTATTCCTATAATGCGAGAGAATAAAGATGGAATTATTATAAATATATCTTCATTTTTAGGAAAAATTGGTCTTCCTCTTTTAACTCTTTATAACTCTAGTAAGTATGCAGTTGAAGGCATTACAGACTCTTTGCGTTATGAATTAAAAGATTTTAATATAAGAGTTCACTCTATCATGCCCGGATTTTTTAATACTAAATTTGCAAGAGATAATCTCGTTACAAACCTTGAAACTTTTGATAAAAACTCTCCTTATGCATCTCTTGTTTCAAATCTTGCACCTGTGATAGTTGAGCAAATAAACAATGGCAATGCCCCACAAGAAATCTCCCAAATGATTTTAGAAATTATTCAAAATGACAAATTCCCCGCTCGTGCAACTATTGGCGATAAGGCTAAAAAATTTATACCAATGAGAAGAGAGTTGAGTGATGAAGATTTTGAGAGAAGAGTTCGAGAATATTACAACTTATGA
- a CDS encoding multiheme c-type cytochrome has translation MKNIHMKIYIILMFLSGIFQLSIFNLSWEYFRMVQAVHILSSALVAIFLLLPYVNLHTYEYMIVKKAKSTSGVILGLLLFFIIASGFYLFLVGNRGSDNLGIYSYYIHLYGSFVLLFFLFLHAKKKISSNIKTTLAIALLLSISYPSISYSADIEKLTNIKLEAGVDRYHNEDWTNSAKCKSCHTEIFNQWADSNHRHLTGTNPYYMVMENLAAADMGDEFRQWCMGCHNPSAVTTKQKRTTHNMDINNMPSFLFESGAKDLISDLKTHGNSKLEQGVSCVTCHRITETKSKGNSSYSLDLTNRKKYVFEDSNSDVATFLSEKFINSNPLVHKESYSKELYKKSSYCASCHDEFLPDDSKRPIVSTFKEWEKSPFNNPKDPKKHKTCVDCHMTYLKDDKHSPLKGTSTTGGKVKDDIKVHYFAGSNHFLSGLKSKEHEDQTLQLLRTSAKVDVEIQKGKVVVGVKNVGAGHHLPTGVSDFRELWLDITIKDKNSKIVFSSGKLKKDGNLDTDARPFMKVFGDENYKPVGLLFWRYKKLISDTRIPAGERRVESFDISNHKNLKYPLSVEVRLNFRIYPQWVTDIVKRAYPQLPNPPVITLQTVKKEFVKAK, from the coding sequence GTGAAAAATATACATATGAAAATATATATCATACTAATGTTTCTAAGTGGTATATTTCAACTTAGTATCTTTAACCTAAGTTGGGAGTATTTTAGGATGGTTCAAGCAGTTCATATTTTAAGCTCTGCTCTTGTGGCTATCTTTCTTCTTTTACCTTATGTAAATCTTCATACTTATGAGTATATGATTGTCAAAAAGGCTAAAAGTACAAGTGGTGTAATCCTTGGTCTTTTACTCTTTTTTATCATTGCTAGTGGATTTTACCTATTTTTAGTTGGAAATAGAGGCTCAGATAATCTTGGCATCTACTCTTACTATATCCATCTTTACGGTTCATTTGTATTACTTTTCTTTTTATTTTTACATGCAAAGAAAAAAATATCTTCAAATATAAAAACAACTCTCGCTATTGCTTTACTACTTAGCATCTCTTATCCAAGTATCTCATACAGTGCTGATATAGAAAAATTGACAAATATAAAACTTGAAGCTGGTGTGGATAGATATCATAATGAAGACTGGACTAATTCTGCTAAATGTAAGTCTTGTCATACAGAGATTTTTAATCAATGGGCAGACTCCAACCATAGGCATCTAACAGGAACAAATCCTTACTATATGGTCATGGAAAACCTAGCTGCAGCAGATATGGGCGATGAATTTAGACAGTGGTGTATGGGCTGTCATAATCCTAGTGCTGTTACTACAAAGCAAAAAAGAACTACCCACAATATGGATATTAACAATATGCCAAGTTTTCTTTTTGAAAGTGGTGCAAAAGACTTAATAAGTGACTTAAAAACTCATGGCAACTCAAAGCTTGAACAAGGCGTATCTTGTGTAACTTGCCATAGAATTACAGAGACAAAATCCAAAGGAAACAGTTCTTACTCTCTTGACTTAACAAATAGAAAAAAATATGTTTTTGAAGATAGTAATTCTGATGTTGCTACTTTTTTAAGTGAAAAGTTTATAAACTCTAATCCTTTAGTTCACAAAGAGAGCTACTCAAAAGAGCTTTATAAAAAAAGTTCTTACTGCGCATCTTGCCATGATGAATTTCTTCCTGATGACTCAAAAAGACCGATAGTCTCTACCTTTAAAGAGTGGGAAAAATCACCCTTTAATAACCCTAAGGACCCTAAAAAACATAAAACTTGTGTAGATTGTCACATGACCTACTTAAAAGACGATAAGCACTCGCCATTGAAGGGAACTTCAACAACTGGTGGAAAAGTAAAAGATGACATAAAAGTTCATTACTTCGCAGGATCAAATCATTTCTTGTCTGGCTTAAAAAGTAAAGAACATGAAGATCAAACTTTGCAACTTCTTCGTACTTCTGCCAAAGTTGATGTAGAAATTCAAAAAGGCAAGGTAGTAGTTGGTGTTAAAAATGTTGGTGCTGGACATCATTTACCAACTGGTGTTTCAGACTTTAGAGAGCTTTGGCTTGATATTACCATCAAAGACAAAAACTCTAAGATTGTGTTTAGTAGCGGTAAACTAAAAAAAGATGGTAATTTAGATACAGATGCTAGACCTTTTATGAAGGTTTTTGGAGATGAAAACTATAAGCCTGTAGGACTGCTTTTTTGGAGATATAAAAAACTCATAAGCGATACAAGGATTCCTGCTGGTGAAAGACGAGTTGAATCTTTTGATATTTCAAATCATAAAAATTTAAAATATCCTTTAAGCGTAGAGGTAAGACTAAACTTTAGAATTTATCCTCAGTGGGTAACAGATATAGTTAAAAGAGCTTATCCACAATTGCCAAATCCACCTGTTATAACGCTACAAACTGTAAAAAAAGAGTTTGTAAAAGCTAAGTAG
- a CDS encoding helix-turn-helix transcriptional regulator, which yields MDSFFFNITDTSYKITKIYENKNEHITRVDISNGIVFFDMHLNPASTKEFKVKNLDRMVVIAVCKKGSFTLEDNIAKKTYGVKEDSINVFTSSRQDLTLKIQEGKKTDFFVLFIADFILKRYLSSNSKEVIDFLYNNIQEEVSCELINSQPLDAISLHIIEKIINSSSDDYMNSIRCEHNILEFMIHRFGLLDMQDDELSNDEICIARSSKAILLRSFSTPPSIEVLAHLCATNESKLKKVFKKVHKTTIYGYVQKLRLEKANILLKEQFLNIGEIAKEVGYKHQGHFSKLFYEFYGVYPKDLLKK from the coding sequence ATGGATAGTTTCTTCTTTAACATAACAGACACCAGCTACAAAATAACTAAAATATATGAAAATAAAAATGAGCATATTACTAGGGTTGATATCTCTAATGGCATAGTATTTTTTGATATGCATTTAAACCCAGCATCTACAAAAGAGTTTAAAGTAAAAAATCTCGATAGAATGGTTGTTATAGCAGTTTGTAAAAAAGGTAGTTTTACTCTTGAGGACAATATTGCAAAAAAAACTTACGGAGTAAAGGAAGATAGTATAAATGTTTTTACATCTTCTAGACAAGACTTAACACTTAAAATACAAGAAGGGAAAAAGACAGATTTTTTTGTGCTTTTTATTGCTGATTTTATTTTAAAGAGATATCTAAGTTCAAACTCAAAAGAGGTTATAGATTTTTTATACAACAACATTCAAGAAGAAGTTTCTTGCGAACTTATCAACTCACAGCCCCTAGATGCCATAAGTTTACACATCATAGAAAAGATTATAAACTCTTCAAGTGATGACTATATGAATAGCATAAGATGTGAACATAATATTTTAGAGTTTATGATTCACAGATTTGGACTGCTTGATATGCAAGATGATGAACTTAGCAATGATGAGATTTGCATCGCAAGGTCTTCAAAGGCTATTTTACTGCGTAGTTTTAGCACGCCTCCGAGCATCGAAGTTTTAGCACATCTATGCGCAACAAATGAATCTAAATTAAAAAAAGTATTTAAAAAGGTGCATAAAACAACTATTTATGGTTATGTTCAAAAACTGCGTCTTGAAAAAGCAAACATACTTCTTAAAGAGCAGTTTTTAAATATTGGAGAGATTGCCAAAGAAGTTGGTTACAAACATCAAGGTCATTTCTCAAAACTATTTTATGAATTTTATGGAGTTTATCCAAAAGATTTATTAAAAAAATAA
- a CDS encoding cbb3-type cytochrome c oxidase subunit I: MASKFLTGVGSESKQLATWYFTFAFILFGAQLLFGLVAAIQYVMPGFLFELLDFSVARMLHINALVVWMVFAMFGSVYWLLPDETGIETVGIKIGKLLYWVFVAAIVVVILVYLFIQVGPADEMSIWFIHEGREYIEAPRWADFGIVVVALGFVANLFLTGMKGNRSGIVTVLMADMIAFAGLYLAGMFFTDNISVDQYWWWWVIHLWVEATWEVFVGAIAAYGLITMIGASRKVVEMWLWIEVAMLFGSGILGIGHHYFWIGTPEYWWEIGALFSALEPLPLVAMFIHVMYDWGKQQGKQAASGSVESVVNNQPAFVWFWMNAFGNFLGAGVWGFFHTLPQVNLYTHGTQFTSAHGHLAFFGAYATILIGMMYLAIQGTNGIKIMKNTKSSIIALSLIVGGVMGMTVALTIAGYVQVLVSRAQMGATWAGYFDGQSGMWFAQAMDWRLVMGLVTFTGFLFLAKDFLSTGKSQVHIR; the protein is encoded by the coding sequence ATGGCAAGTAAATTTTTAACAGGTGTAGGAAGTGAGTCTAAGCAATTAGCAACATGGTACTTTACCTTTGCATTTATCCTTTTTGGAGCACAATTATTATTTGGTCTAGTTGCAGCGATTCAATATGTAATGCCAGGTTTCTTATTTGAGTTACTTGACTTTTCTGTTGCTAGAATGTTACACATTAATGCGCTAGTTGTTTGGATGGTTTTTGCAATGTTTGGTTCAGTTTATTGGTTATTACCTGATGAAACTGGAATCGAAACTGTTGGTATTAAAATTGGTAAACTATTATACTGGGTATTTGTAGCAGCTATCGTTGTTGTTATCTTAGTATATTTATTTATTCAAGTTGGACCTGCAGATGAAATGTCAATTTGGTTTATTCATGAGGGTCGTGAGTATATCGAGGCTCCAAGATGGGCTGACTTCGGTATCGTTGTAGTTGCTCTTGGATTTGTTGCTAATCTTTTCTTAACAGGAATGAAAGGTAACCGTTCAGGTATCGTTACAGTTCTTATGGCAGATATGATTGCTTTTGCTGGTCTTTACTTAGCAGGTATGTTCTTTACAGATAATATCTCTGTTGATCAGTACTGGTGGTGGTGGGTAATTCACTTATGGGTTGAGGCTACTTGGGAAGTTTTCGTTGGTGCGATTGCTGCTTATGGTCTTATCACTATGATTGGAGCATCTCGTAAAGTTGTTGAAATGTGGTTATGGATTGAAGTAGCAATGCTATTTGGTTCAGGGATACTTGGTATCGGACATCACTATTTCTGGATTGGTACACCTGAGTACTGGTGGGAAATCGGAGCATTATTTAGTGCGCTAGAACCTTTACCACTTGTTGCTATGTTTATTCATGTTATGTATGACTGGGGTAAACAACAAGGAAAACAAGCTGCTTCTGGAAGTGTTGAATCAGTTGTAAACAACCAACCTGCTTTTGTATGGTTTTGGATGAATGCATTTGGTAACTTCTTAGGTGCTGGTGTTTGGGGATTCTTCCACACATTACCACAAGTAAATCTTTATACACACGGTACACAGTTTACATCTGCTCACGGACACCTTGCGTTCTTTGGTGCTTATGCAACTATTCTTATCGGTATGATGTATCTTGCTATTCAAGGTACAAATGGTATTAAAATTATGAAAAATACAAAGTCTTCTATTATTGCACTTAGCTTAATAGTTGGTGGTGTTATGGGTATGACTGTTGCGCTTACTATTGCTGGTTATGTTCAAGTTCTTGTTTCTCGTGCTCAAATGGGTGCTACATGGGCAGGTTACTTTGACGGACAAAGTGGTATGTGGTTTGCACAAGCTATGGATTGGAGATTAGTTATGGGTCTTGTGACTTTTACAGGTTTCTTATTCCTAGCTAAAGATTTCTTAAGTACTGGCAAAAGCCAAGTACATATAAGATAA